GCCGCTAGACCCCGCCTCCCTCTCGTCTCATTGGTCGGCCGCCCGCCCGTCTCCCCGCGACCCCACGCGATTGGCCGGCCGCCCGGCTGGCTTCCGGCTTTGATTGACAGCAGGGGGCGGGACGCGGCGTTGCTCGGCGACCGCAGGGCCTGTCACCATGGTGACAGCGGGGCCGCTGCTCCGGGGCCTTGCGgccgaggttggggggggggggaacggcgaAGTCAGATGACGTGTGATGATGTCACCACAGCGCCGGCCTGTGGCGCCGTATCGGCCCCTCCCTCAGCGTGCTGATGTCATGGTGATGTCACGCTACGCCCGATGATGTCACGCCCCGGGTGGGGGGTAGGGTGGGAAGCCCGGCAGCAGCACCACCCCGGCAGGTGCCTCAGTGATGTcacgggggggcggggccggacgcctgggtccctcggtgttggggggagggggcatcGCGCACCCCTGGGGGTCCCCGGTGACGTCAgagctgcggggaggggagggggggaaccccGCGGGGGCGGGAGCCGCGTTCTCGCCCCGCCCACCCTCACCGCCCGGGCAGCTCCcattggcggcggcgcggccggcgatTTGCATGCGGCGCCGTGATTGGCGGCGGCGCgttcggggcgggcgggagccgcggccacgtcccccccgccgcccgggcagCTCCcattggcggcggcgcggccggcgatTTGCATGCGGCGCCGTGATTGGCGGCGGCGCgttcggggcgggcgggagccgcggcCACGTCCCCCCCTCCGCCCGGGCAGCTCCcattggcggcggcgcggccggcgatTTGCATGCGGCGCCGTGATTGGCGGCGGCGCGTTCGGAGCGGGCGGCGGAGGACGCCGCTGCGCGGTGCACGTGGGTGCGCACACGGGCGGACACGGGCGACACGGGCGGTCACGGGTGACACGGGCGGTCACGGGCGACACGGGCGGTCACGGGCGGACACGGCCGCACATGCTGCACGGCGCACGCGGCTGGGCACGGgcgcacatagctggtcacgggTGCGCGTGGGCGCGCACGGGTGGACCTGGCTGCGCGTGGGGGCCCCCAGCGGGACGCGGGCACGCCCGGGTGGACGCAGGTGCACACGGACACGGGTGGACACGGGTGCACGCGGCCGGACACGGGCGCACGTGTTGCCCGGTGCATCGCAGcgtgcccacggccgcccacgccGGCGGGTTTattcgcgggggggggggtcagggctcGCCCCGCCACCAGTGGTAGAGCTGGTCGCCGAGGATGCCGGCGTAGGTGgccaccgccgccgagcccgTCTCGTAGGCGTCCCTGGGCGGTGGGCGGCGCGTGACGGGGGGCCGGAGCCCCCCCGAGCCCACCcgagcccccccgagcccctcggagccccccagacccccctggacccccccgcacccccccgagcccccccgagccccctggacccctccggacccccccggccccctcgaggacccccccaggccccccggACCCCAGACCCCTCcaaacccccaggacccccctgagccccccagacccctccggacccccccggaccccccaggacccccagacccccaggacccccccagcccccccagacctccccagaccccagacccccaggacccccccgggccTCCAGGAACTCCCCGGactcccccagacccccccataccccagacccccaggacccccccgggcccccaggacccccccggccacccccggccccccccaggacccccccagcccccccagccccccccagaccccagacccccaggaccccccccggaccccccaggaccccccagacccccaggacccccaggatccccccagacccccaggaccACCCCGGCCCCCCTagaccccagacccccaggaccccgaggacccccccaggacccccccggcccccccaggacccccaggaccctccaggacccccaggacccccccagccccccaggaccccccggcccccccaggaccccccagacccccccagcccccccagacccccaggacccccccggcccccccaggacccccaggacccccccagacccccccagactccaggacccccccagcccccccaggacccccaggaccccccagacccccagaccccccggcccccccaggacccccccacaccccccagacccccaggacccccaggaccacCCCggtccccccaggacccccagaacccccccagacccccccaggacccccccagacccccccagacccccagccccccagcccccccggccccccccagaccccccggccccccccggcccccccaggacccccccgggccccctcaccggagccgggcgggcaggggcagcagcaccaggcgCTGGAGCCaggagccgccggagccgccggagccgccgggtgccaccgcgggcggcagcggggacaCGGCCGGGGCCTGGCGGGGCCGTCGGCCCCCCGCCTCTGCGGCCACGGGGCGGCTCAgccggcgccggccccccgcgcgcccgcgcacacgcacatgcatgcacacgcatacgcatgcacatgcatgcacacacacacgcacgcacacgcacactcacgcacacgcacgcacacgcacacgcatgcacacgcacacgcatgcgcacgcacacgcatgcacacgcacacgcatgcacacgcacatgcatgcatgcacacgcacgcacacacacgcccacgcacatgcacatgcatgcacacgcctgcacacgcacgcacacacacgcgcacacacgcacacgcacatgcatgcacacacacacgcatgcacacatatgcacgcacacgcctgcacacacgcacacgcctgcacgcacacgcacatgctcgcacacgcatgcacacgcacgcgcacacacatgcatgcacacgcacatgcatgcacacacatgcccacacacgcatgcacacgcctgcacacgcacgcacgtgctcgcacacgcatgcacacgcacatgcatgcacacgcacatgcatgcacacgcatgcacacgcatgcacgcacacgcacacacctgcacacacacgcacacgcctgcacgcacgcacacgcgcgcacgtgctcgcacacacatgcacacgcacgcacacgcctgcatgcacacgcatgcacacgcacgcacacgcatgcacacgcctgcacgcacacgtctgcacacacacacacgcacacgcacactcacGCAAACgcctgcacgcacacgcacgcacacgcacgcacacacctgcacacgcacgcacacgcctgcacgcACAGGCACGCACACGCCTGCCCACGCACGCGCACAGGCCcgcacgcacacgcctgcacacgcacgcacacacacgcacacgcacgcacagacGTGctcacacacgcatgcacacgcacatgcatgcatgcacacgcacaggcacgcacacgcacgcacacacatgcacacgcacgcacacacatgcatgtacaggcacgcacgcacacgcacacgcacgcacacgcctgcacgcAGACGAACGGACGTGctcacacacgcatacacacgcaCGCCCACGCACGCACGCGCATGCACatgcacgcgcacacgcacgcgcacacacatgcatgcacacgcctgcacacgcacgccagcacgcacatgcacacgcatgcccacgcacacgcctgcacacgcacctgcatgcatgcacgcacacgcgcacgcacacgcacacacatgcctgcacacacacgcacacgcacgcccACACAGACGcctgcacgcacacgcatgcatgcacacgcacgcacaggcacacacatgcctgcacgcacacgcacgcccacgcatgcacacacacgcatgcacacacacgcatgcacacacacgcatgcacgcgcacacgcacgcgcacgcCTGCACGCACATGGCTCCGCGCAcactgcacacgcacacacatgcacatgcatgcacgcacacacacacacgcacacatgcacacggctcCACCTGCCCTGCACACACGTGGCTCCGCGCGggcacgcacacgcctgcacacgcacgcacacgcctgcacacggcTGCACGCACACGGCTCCGCGCgccctgcacacacatgcacacacgcacgcacacggctgtgcacgcacacgcacacggctctgcacacgtgtgcacacgcacacggctAGGCACACGGCTGTGCACGCACGCACGTGGCTGGGCACACGCGTGCATATGCGCGCACACGGctgggcacacgcacacgcgtgccGACAGCTGTGCGCGTGCCGCCATGTGCGCACTCACACGCTTGTGCACACGCTCACAcgcgcctgcacacacacacgcgcttGCACACGCGCGCACAGGGCTGCGCACCCGGCAGGATCCGACGCCAAGGGGATGGGCACCCGATGGACCCGACGCCCCAGGGATGGGCACCCAGCAGGGCCCGACGCCAGGGGGATGGGCACCCGGCGGGACCTGACACCCCGGGGATGGGCACCCGACGGACCCGACGCCCCGGGGATGGGCACCCAGTGGGACCTGACACCAGGGGGATGGGCACCCAGCGGGCCCCGACACCCCGGGGATGGGCACCCAGCGGGACCTGACACCAGGGGGATGGGCACCCAGCAGGACCCGATGCCAGGGGGATGGGCACCCGGC
This genomic window from Struthio camelus isolate bStrCam1 chromosome 39, bStrCam1.hap1, whole genome shotgun sequence contains:
- the LOC138063992 gene encoding apolipoprotein C-II-like, giving the protein MASTDARVMAALLLLLLLLLGAEAGGRRPRQAPAVSPLPPAVAPGGSGGSGGSWLQRLVLLPLPARLRDAYETGSAAVATYAGILGDQLYHWWRGEP